The Prevotella fusca JCM 17724 genome includes a window with the following:
- the galE gene encoding UDP-glucose 4-epimerase GalE: protein MKQTILVTGGTGFIGSHTSVELIEAGYDVVIVDDLSNSKIEVLDGIEKITGVRPAFEQVDLRDREATENVFRKYPKIEGIIHFAASKAVGESVQLPLMYYRNNIISLVNLLELMPEYNVKGIIFSSSCTVYGQPKPENLPVTEDAPHQKATSPYGNTKEINEQIILDYIHSGANVKSIVLRYFNPIGAHPSALIGELPNGVPNNLIPFVTQTAMGIRKELTIFGNDYDTPDGTCIRDYIYVVDLAKAHVAAMARVLDQDTEKIEYFNIGTGSGNSTKEIVDTFEKATGVKVNWKFGPRREGDIEKIWGDCTKANTVLGWKADTPLADVLASAWKWQEKLRADGVM, encoded by the coding sequence ATGAAACAAACAATTCTTGTCACTGGTGGAACAGGATTTATTGGTTCACACACGAGTGTTGAACTGATTGAGGCTGGATATGATGTCGTTATTGTTGACGACCTGTCCAACTCGAAAATTGAAGTGTTGGATGGTATAGAGAAGATAACGGGGGTACGCCCGGCATTTGAGCAGGTAGACCTTCGTGACCGTGAGGCTACAGAAAATGTCTTCCGCAAATACCCGAAGATAGAGGGTATTATCCACTTTGCAGCTTCCAAGGCAGTCGGTGAGAGTGTTCAGTTGCCTTTGATGTATTACAGGAACAACATTATTTCACTGGTGAATCTTCTGGAGCTTATGCCGGAATATAATGTAAAGGGCATTATCTTCTCAAGTTCTTGTACAGTCTACGGACAGCCAAAACCTGAGAACCTGCCTGTTACAGAAGATGCACCTCATCAGAAGGCAACTTCTCCATACGGTAATACAAAGGAAATCAATGAGCAGATAATCCTTGATTATATCCATAGTGGTGCAAATGTCAAGAGCATTGTCTTGAGATATTTCAATCCTATCGGCGCTCATCCATCTGCCTTGATTGGTGAGTTGCCAAACGGTGTGCCTAACAACTTGATTCCTTTTGTTACACAGACAGCTATGGGAATCAGAAAAGAGTTGACGATTTTCGGTAACGACTACGACACACCAGACGGAACATGTATCCGTGATTATATTTATGTTGTGGATTTGGCAAAAGCTCACGTTGCTGCCATGGCACGTGTACTTGACCAAGACACTGAGAAGATAGAATATTTCAATATTGGTACAGGTAGTGGCAATTCTACCAAGGAGATTGTTGATACCTTTGAAAAGGCTACTGGTGTAAAAGTGAACTGGAAATTTGGTCCACGTCGTGAAGGCGACATTGAGAAGATTTGGGGCGACTGTACCAAAGCCAATACCGTCTTGGGCTGGAAGGCTGACACGCCGCTGGCAGACGTTCTTGCATCTGCCTGGAAGTGGCAAGAGAAGCTGAGAGCTGACGGTGTTATGTAA
- a CDS encoding IS4 family transposase, with the protein MNVGRYVFSQVVKYIPRYQFDKCVKKYRGDWHVKDLTCYNQLLHLLFGQLTSCDSLRDICLCLGAHKDILYHLGFGNTVNQSSLSRANDNRDYRIYEEFGIYMINLVRPLYTRTSIPDVTIDNVLYSLDSTTISTSVKLATWALGRYNKGAVKMHTLLDLRGSIPANIHITDGRWHDSNELELTAPEPLAFYMMDKAYVDFDEFFRFHLAGAYWVTRPKDNMKYEIIGHRKDFSREDGIRGDFTIRLTQPKTHALYPEPFRAVCHYDEETCEEIVFITNNFEISAVEVSVLYRHRWDIEVFFKWIKQNIVVKTLWGYSENAVRIHLWVAVIAYLLVARIKADNKSPYTITEVATLIRVSALEKTHLRDLITKPRTSVIYNQYVKELPLFDNM; encoded by the coding sequence ATGAACGTCGGTCGATATGTGTTTTCACAAGTTGTGAAGTACATACCTCGTTATCAGTTCGACAAGTGCGTGAAGAAGTACCGTGGCGACTGGCATGTCAAGGATTTGACTTGTTACAACCAGCTTCTGCACCTTTTGTTTGGACAGCTGACGAGTTGTGATTCTCTACGGGACATCTGCCTGTGTCTTGGTGCCCACAAGGACATCCTCTACCATCTTGGATTTGGCAACACGGTCAACCAGTCATCACTTTCCCGAGCTAACGACAATCGGGATTACCGCATCTATGAGGAGTTTGGCATCTATATGATAAATCTGGTAAGACCTTTATACACAAGGACCTCGATACCAGATGTCACTATAGACAACGTACTTTACTCCCTCGATTCCACGACCATCTCCACAAGTGTCAAACTTGCGACATGGGCTTTAGGAAGATACAACAAGGGGGCGGTGAAGATGCACACTCTGCTTGACTTGCGCGGGAGCATTCCAGCAAACATCCACATCACGGATGGCAGATGGCATGACAGCAACGAACTTGAACTGACTGCGCCGGAGCCTCTTGCCTTCTATATGATGGACAAGGCCTATGTTGACTTCGATGAGTTCTTTCGCTTCCATTTGGCTGGAGCCTATTGGGTTACCAGACCGAAGGACAACATGAAATACGAGATTATTGGTCATAGAAAAGACTTCTCCCGAGAGGATGGTATTCGAGGCGACTTTACCATTCGCTTGACTCAGCCAAAGACTCATGCACTTTACCCTGAGCCTTTCAGGGCAGTCTGCCACTATGATGAGGAGACGTGTGAAGAAATAGTGTTCATCACTAACAACTTCGAGATCAGCGCAGTGGAAGTGTCCGTCCTGTATAGGCACAGATGGGACATAGAGGTGTTCTTCAAGTGGATAAAGCAGAACATTGTCGTGAAGACCTTGTGGGGGTATTCCGAGAATGCAGTCCGAATCCATCTCTGGGTTGCAGTCATCGCCTATCTGCTTGTTGCAAGAATAAAGGCGGACAACAAAAGCCCATACACCATTACGGAAGTGGCAACGCTGATAAGAGTTTCTGCTTTGGAGAAAACTCACCTCAGAGATTTAATCACTAAGCCGAGAACCTCTGTCATTTACAATCAATATGTCAAAGAACTACCTCTATTTGATAATATGTAA